tatgtacatgaatcgattcttttcgcccacccctaatatatatataaaaatatgtgtgtgtgtccacattcATTCctacatatatttatatttgttcatTCTCATTGTGAGATATTGAAAAAAAGATGATCACTGTCACTGCTGAAACCTGTGCTTCTTTCCAAACACAAGCATTCTCCTCTCCCTTGCAGAGCCCTTCCAGCTGGTCTTCATTCGGGGTCGGTCTTGGTTCATTGAGTCAGGAGCTCCGGGTCCATCTCAACCACTGGTGTTGTCTGTTCTCTAAAGTCCACTCCGATCACTATCTGAGACAAGCGCTCGCTCATCAGAGCGGGCTGTTGGAGAAAATGAAACAGACTCTGGACTTGCTTGGTCTGCAgcttctggttctgatggaacAGTATGTGTTTGCCATTCTGTCGGCTCTTGGCAAGACTCAATCAGACTCTGTGCCAAGAGAAGTTCTGGAGGACATTTTGGAAGGTACAGACCTGTATAACCAGGCAGTGGAGGAGCACAGAGGGCAGCACAGTGCCTCCCAACTGAGGATAGCAGTACTGCAGCAGGCACATTGTTTCCCATTCTTTACTCGTCCTCCAAAGATCATAAGGTATCACCCCTCTGTGTTCTCAGTCAGGGAGCTAATGACCATTTTGGCTATGCATCATGCAGAAAAGGCAGCCACGCAGCTGCACCACTGGACTTGTGAGCAGAGCTGTAAACCATGCTGTTGGGTATCCACACTGAGATCTGAGTGGACCTGGGAGCAGCTGCAACGTACCTACCTAATTTCCCCTCCTCACCTCTTCAATAATCAGTCCACTCAGCAGTTATCCTCTCTCCACATCTCCCCCCCTGTTTACATCTCCGACCATCCCTCAGACAGTGTTAGCTTGGAAAATCATCAACCTGTTTTGGCCGTGCCCACCTTTGTCCAACAGAGAGAAGAGACCTCTAAAAACGACCAAATCAGCAAGTGCCAAACACGCATATCCCCGTCTCATTTCTCTCAGATCGATGTGGAAACTTCAGACTCAATCCAACCAAATGTAGAAAGAAACTATGAACTGCTGCAGTCCATTTCAGCCCCTTCAGCCACCTCCCAACATCTCTCAGCCCTGCCTCTGTCACAGGTTTGCCAATCGAACCGTTCCTCAGTGGAGCTACTTTTTCAGGTGCTTGTTTCCTCCAACGAGCTGCTGGCCCCACTGCTCTCTCATGGATCTGCAGCCGGAGAACCAACTGAAAAACTGCTCCGGACTCCAATACCTGACACGTTCGATTTGAAGGCTGACTCAGCACGTTTATGTTCTTCAGGCATAAATACAGCTCATCCAGCAGTATTGAACAACGGGAGTACAAAACTAAGCAAGTGCCAAAATGTGGAAGGAGCTTTGCAGGAGTGGGCTGAACTGGATTCAACAACACGGCCAGATGTCCCGAACAGGTAAGGAGGCTCGCTGTTGTCATCCATTGCTGTTACAAATCCACCGCAGCCTTAAAAATGTGTTGATCTGCTAATATCCTTTTTCTGATGAGTTCCTCAGACTAACAGATATGAAGATGTGtatttaatttgaatttgaagtttTAAAAAGATGAAGATGACGCCTCATTTCAAGTAGTTTGTTCCAATATgatgggaatttttttttttttgctttggcaAGATTTTAGATAGAGTTTCtctttttctaatatttttATTGTCCTTTATtgtttgctgtttttatttaaagttaGGTATTTAATAGGAagcattttgtgatttttgtccagtgctgtacgcattgaaactatagtgctgtcaataagagagtcaagttttactggagtaaagtttaggtagctgTCCTCTGTTGTTGCACATAGCAGTGAAGAAAATAATGATGGAATTCattctttaaatctgtttacagcatcctctgatagacaccttctataaatacatttcttctcagaagctGCAGTCAAGCAATGTAACTTAAGTATTAAGAATAAGGGCCAGGCCgatgatacacaacaacaaataaaagagatTTTGGTGATTTACACTTTGggtgagaaggaaaaaaaaaagagctaaaactagtcctgggtctgggactgattagtaactcTGATTTGAGCATAACTTCCACTTCtccctgtggttcgaggaatgtGACTTTAAATAGTTATGTCATCGTCTCTGAAGGATCATCAGCCATATGCTTGCTGTGGTATTTTCACGAAAGAGGGAGTTCCCCATTGAAGTtttctgttgttgctgcttgtgAGACACAGATAGAGGAATCAATAGCTACTGGCAGACCACACCAATTCTAAAGGCATTGGAGAGCAAGTTGAGCTGAGCAGGCCTGGTCCTCTCTGCTAGTGTGGAGAAGCTTGGAGAAGAGAGATGTTCTGTTCCCTGGAGAATCCTGCTGGGAATAGCAAATGAAGGTAGCTATTACATGTTCTGCCAGATGGCCAGGTTGCTCTGTTTGGTACCCTAATTTGTAAAAAACACATCTGCCTGGAAGTCTCCCTGTGGTTCTCTCCGGATAGTCTGGCTTCTTATCACcgttcaaaaacatgcatgttaagttaattggtgattcATATTGACCCTAGGAATGACTGTGAGCTTGTATGGTTGTCTGTCTTTGTGCTGGTCCTATGGTGGACTGGCAACCCTTCCAGGGTGTACCTGCCTTTCACcggatggcagctgggatatgcTCCAGCCCTCCCACAAACCTGAATTGGTTATTAGTGGGTATAGAaagtgaatggatggatggatatacatcTGCTTAAGTGTTTTGCTCAGCATGGGAAAACTGGAAAGTGTGAAATGTAGTTACAGCAGCTGACAAGGAATGAAGAAGTGAATCAATGCACGTTGTCTTTCTTCCTGAGTTGTATTAAATGTAGGCAGGCAAAGAGCAGTAATAGGAGTATTTTACCatatgtttctgtgtttcatatTTTCTCTGCTCCATACACACAAGATAATGAAGagagtattttttgtttttcagcacTGGTTTTCAGAGGGATGGGGACTCAGAAAAAGAAGACCGAGTTGGAACAAGGGCAACAATGGTGGAGCCAGATGATGTTTACTGGCCACACTCCGTACAGTGGTTGGACCTTGGTCGGTCATTGCTCCTTTCTGATCTGCTTGGACAGTATCGCAATCTGCTATGGATTCACTGCAACAAAGCCTTTTGGCTAAAACTGCATGTATCACAAGCAGGAAATACTTCAGGCAGCATCAACCTTCAAGACAACCATGGAGCCTTCAAAATCCTCCACAGAATTTCACAGGCTTTTGAGACAGGTAATGTACACTTGCTTATTGAACTAGTTAGCAAGGCAGTGCCAAAAACCCTGCAAATGCTTAAACCGTCATCCCAGTGTGAGAAATGTTTACTTGGCACACCCTTGGTCTCTAGATGTCACGCAATTATGGTTTGAATGTCACAGTCTATCGGTGTATTGCTGTAAAGCAAAATGTGGATCGTGAGAAGAGTAGTTGGCTGCACAGTTAAGttcatttaaatttattttatgtatAGAACATTACAATTCAGTAAacccaacctcagatgaacaacaacacatgacatagagtattacactgtgtcattatttattgaacaaatactgagacaaaacacagatcagtgtgtgaaaaactaagtccatgatccagcagcttgtagaaccacctttagcagcaataactcgtAGTGGTTTTCTATCAGTCTCACACATAGTTGTggaggaatcttggcccactctGCTTTCCAacgttgcttcagctcattgaggtttgcagcattggtttctgcacagctctcttaaggtcccaccacagcatctcattCAGGCTGagctctggactttgactggactgttgcaacacctcgatttttttctttttcacacattctgctgtagatctgctgctgtgtttggatcattgtcctgttgatgagccagtttcagcccagctttagctgtcggacagacggcctcacatctgactctagaatactttggtatccagaggagttcatggtggactcaatgattgcaaggtgcccaggtcctgtggctgcagaatcagcccagatcatcagccctccaccaccgtgctttacagttggtgtgaggtgtttgtgctgatatgctgtgtttggttttctccaaacgtgctgctgtgcattatgagctaacatctccactttggtctgctctgtccaaaggacattgttccagaagtcttgtggtttgttcagatgcagctttgcaaacctaagctgtgctgccatgttctttttagagagaagaggctttctcctgcagcccttccaaacaagccatacttgttcagtctttttctaactgtgctggcATGAACTTTAagatttaacatgctaactaagGCCtggagagtctgagatgtagctcttgggtttttgtaAGTTTCTCTGAGTGTTGCACGGTCTGACTTTGGAGAGACACGATATACATTATTTGTCATGCATTGTTATTCTACTAAagttgtatttacctaattttacAGGAGGttccacctgatgaccccatgacatgttggtcagcactgctgactgatctatatagggattatagggaattattcacggagtctggtccattttttctttagcacaagtttcttatGTTTACCTTGAATCCAAATCTAGCCTAGCTATTGACTGCTGTAAATAGGGCAGCTGACAACAAGGGAAAGACCATGAGACAGATTGGAAAGACAGGAGGCAAAGACCCCAAAGATGCTGCCATGGGCTAGCAATCCATGGTAGCAGTAGCAAGGCCTAGCAGCTTTGTTACAACCAGCATAAGCTACAAGCAAATTAAGGAGAATACCCCTAGGGTCAGCGAGAGCAGGGGCGGAAGATGACTCACAGGCAGACTACATGGCAACTGACACTGGAACGAACATGACTATGAGGTGGAGATGTGACTCAGTGAAGGATAGGAGCACCGACATATTCTCTAGGGCTAGAACTGGGCAGAATAGAGAGCGTAGCtggagaaaataaaagtggtaGGCTAGAGGGAAATAAGctccaggtttgtccttgtggctggcagaaagtaacatcagttaagcctcgtttccactgtcagtacggttcgggtcacttcgtatTGGTACaggtcgggtcgggtcgctttggggtcagctttgcgttcccactgtacaaaggggaccctcaggggtgggcggagtgcgtgccaaAGCGAACCTGTTTATCCTCCCCAAGGGAACctgtcctgtgtgctaggtaccccaagcagaagggttacagacatggtaacgggtaccatgggaccggtacgcttcgtggtagtggaaacactaaAATAAGCCAACCGTTTTGAACCGACCCGTACatgactgcatagtggaaacggggctttaGAGGCCTTAAAATACATCAGGGAAGAACGAGATGTGTGGTAAaggaagggcagtgtggccgtatcGATCAatactttttaagaagtcaatcgagtaagtcagatgaagtccagcggcaggtggaaaaccacagtccgaaggatatTACTAACACAGCTACAGAGGTGGAGAAGAAAAttctaagaagggatgcagctgatactgaggtgaatagGCCAGTTGGAGAaagaaatatggagcagaaagctagagttaagtggcctagggcaaataacaacaaagaatgggaggcagtcaatagagatttgtcaataatattaggtaggttaggaggaaatgcaagcgataggcttgagaagatgggagatataatttactCTCATGGTGTAGAAAGAGttggggtgcaagatagaaagagggttgaaagaATACAATTAGTTAAGTCTAGACAGCAAAAAtagatggagaaattggttaaaggcggggtaggggatctttttctggagcatttttttacatattgcttgaaatactcttcacacccccattgcaaccaattaattaaaagttttgacacaaatatgaaaagttttagtggcctctagaatgtacaatctaggaaaaacactatccaatcatactgaacggaccgttcacaatgattggatactgatgccgtctatcaaactgcaatctgctcctccctccccctccaggctagcaatactcagaagggctgaatatcttaggaaaaagaggtccaacagaaccaggactgaaacattaccagaatcagtattcaacctgatgtcgtttaacactttgaccagagctgtttcagtgctgtgatgatgtcggaagcctgattgaaagttatcaagacttccactttcattcagaaagtcgttgagctggttaaatacaaaatacaacaaatacaaTTTCCAGCTCAGATTCCAACTGCTGAGTCATACAAAATAGAGTGCCCCCAGAAGTCATCACCTCTTCACACAGAAATGTCACATGACAGTCTTCTTCAACTTTCAAGCTGCAATACGAGGAGAAATCCATTGTTGTccgctgttgtttttttgttttttttggatatAACTTATCTTTCTAGCAAGACTGCAAATTTTACACCATTGCTGCAGATGAAGAATTTAGAATGTGTTTGCATAGTGAGTTCCTCAAGCTTAAAACAAGGTTAGAAATGAGTTGTTTCTCACCAGTAGAACAAAAAAATGATTATGTGAGTAATAATCATCAATTTAATACGTCTTGGTTCTTCTGTCTGTTGTAGGTCAGTTTCCAAAGGAGTGCAAAACCATGCTGGAGAATTTCAGTCTCTATCTGTTGGTCCTTTCAGCACATGCTCACTGGGACTATGGTGAGTACTCATACAGGACACTGCCAACTGCTCTGGGGTCTGTCAGAAAGCATGTTGAACACATTGACAGTGCAACCCTGAACTCTGAACAGATGAATCATGACATGGAGTTTTCAGTTTCACAACAAGTAGTTCAGTCAACTCTGAGATTGTTCACCCTGAGTTAAACAGGTGTGCCTGTAAAGAAGTTAGTTTAGTTTTGGATTTATTCATTCAGCTGTGAGAGGACGGGacaaaatgcagctgaaaatagagTTAtgaggggcggtcggtggcgtagtgggttaagcagccgccccatgtacagaggcttagtcctcgatgcagcgggccccggttcgactcccgcaccgagcggcccctTGCTgtgtgtcttccccatctctctgccccctgcttcctgtctctctcacactgtcctatcattaaaggcataaaaagcccaaaaaatacttGAATACTTAACAAATGAATATATAGCCATATAACGTTAACTTCAACTACTGACTGCTTTGGTTTGGCCTGTACAAAACAGTGTGCTTTAACTTTCAGAGCAATCTGAGTTCTTGTTGGATATTCGGTtccttgtgtttgtttttgtaagtTATATAAAAGACACTTTAGTTTTTTATCCCCCTGTTTTCGGTGTCCTACATTTAGACCGAAGGTTCCCCATCCAGCTCTGCATGTGACACCTGCTAACATCTGTCTTTTGAGTGCAGTGGGAAAGGGTATTACTATCATTCAGTCCCGGATCAGACGACGCTGCAGCCGTATTACCCATCTGGGTGCACACTCTCTCACCGAGGATGCTGCACAGCTCACAGAAACAAATCCGCATAGAGGATCTGAAACTGAAAGGCAAACATTGATTGGCTTTACCATTGATAAGGCAGCTGATGGCTCACTCTTACTCCCTCTGTGCATGGCTGACATCCACGGTTCAGTCAGAAATGATAAACTATGTAAAAACTAGTCCTTTATCGAAACTGTCCAACACAGCCAGCAAAATACAGAGTGACATTACCCCTTTATGTTGTTATAGTGATAGGCTTGTCTTATGGGAGGTAGTGTTATATCAGACCAGTCCTGAACACACTGTAGCTGTCTGAGCACTGATGGTAAGGATGTTGGTATTGGCAATTGTAAATTTATTTAGCTAGTTTTagctttagaaaaagaaaaacgcgGTTTAAACTGGCTGCTTCTGGTAAAAAAACATGGTTTTACACCATAAGCTATGCAGATACTTGACATCGTATTGTACTATTGCATCATGCTTTGTCTTGCTGTATTTTTCTTCTTGTATGTCTTTCTATAGTGGCCTGCAGGAGTTTAGGCTCAGCTCTGAGAGACAAGTGTCTTAGAAATGAAGACAACTGTTTTACGAAGCCATCATCAAAGCAAGAAAGAAGTGTAATCATGTCCCACACCATGGGAAATTTCCTGCTGCTGTCTCCACCTCTCCTGTCATCCCTGTGCTGCCATCACTCAAACAGCCAGGCCTCAGGTAAAGAAGAAGAATGTTCCTTTTTTCAGCCGATTTGTCAGCCTGGGCTAGTATGCTGCAGCATTACCGCTCCTTCATTTGCTGTGGCAAGGTTACAAATAAATTGTGAAGTCTTTGGTCATCAGTCCAACATGTCAGAACCGATCCTACTCAGCCAGCAGCAGTGGAGAGGAAATCTTCCTTTTCACAGGAAGAAACCACCAGCCTAAccagagcctttttttttttttaaagaatccctttttctttgaatttcaattcaccaatttttttttgctttggtaCATTACATAAAATCTGTAAGCGTATCTATTTAAATGACCAGTTAGAATGCAATAAAATAGGAAACATGGCAGAGGGGGTGAATACATTGACAAAGTTCTGCATTCTAGCACATTGCGCTTTCTTAAAACGTGAGCCACCCCAGTTTTTACATGGGCATGAAGGCTTACTCCCCCTCTTACTCTTTGTCTTCCTCTCTCCCCAGGTTCTTTTAGCCTCCTCCCGTCCAGGTCTGCACTGCAGAGACAGACGATTACGTTGGTGTTGGCTGCAGTGCAGCTGTCTTCTTTCTGGGTTATGACCAAGGCATACCAGTTCCTCTCATCATGGAGTATCA
Above is a genomic segment from Odontesthes bonariensis isolate fOdoBon6 chromosome 13, fOdoBon6.hap1, whole genome shotgun sequence containing:
- the ccdc142 gene encoding uncharacterized protein ccdc142, translating into MDHNNPETPKDPGGEPALTADLENCESFHLEKEQRKSSCMVTDDLSTNGNWSQRSISRSLLRAESLFRSTFNPSLKWLFHDHSQDEEENNFVVAHNLVSRSSARLQRLQQSLLAVACQWQLVGGAQMGSPQVCVKGLPVEGGVVLHSSSIQGAYGDLRRLLEQRSLLLLLHEYTRRVRLAAAHISRVNSLLEQQLNRSESPSSWSSFGVGLGSLSQELRVHLNHWCCLFSKVHSDHYLRQALAHQSGLLEKMKQTLDLLGLQLLVLMEQYVFAILSALGKTQSDSVPREVLEDILEGTDLYNQAVEEHRGQHSASQLRIAVLQQAHCFPFFTRPPKIIRYHPSVFSVRELMTILAMHHAEKAATQLHHWTCEQSCKPCCWVSTLRSEWTWEQLQRTYLISPPHLFNNQSTQQLSSLHISPPVYISDHPSDSVSLENHQPVLAVPTFVQQREETSKNDQISKCQTRISPSHFSQIDVETSDSIQPNVERNYELLQSISAPSATSQHLSALPLSQVCQSNRSSVELLFQVLVSSNELLAPLLSHGSAAGEPTEKLLRTPIPDTFDLKADSARLCSSGINTAHPAVLNNGSTKLSKCQNVEGALQEWAELDSTTRPDVPNSTGFQRDGDSEKEDRVGTRATMVEPDDVYWPHSVQWLDLGRSLLLSDLLGQYRNLLWIHCNKAFWLKLHVSQAGNTSGSINLQDNHGAFKILHRISQAFETGQFPKECKTMLENFSLYLLVLSAHAHWDYVACRSLGSALRDKCLRNEDNCFTKPSSKQERSVIMSHTMGNFLLLSPPLLSSLCCHHSNSQASGSFSLLPSRSALQRQTITLVLAAVQLSSFWVMTKAYQFLSSWSINKFLLITQGDFEMLMESSDTMMQQTKSVVMHIDADHHSTLHSHNQQLLRQQLEALGRAVSKLQTFSSLVLTTFSTDCKRMSGEIFERTMPSAVHWRPSYRTGFSSCPSMYASQAAQSVIGQVLEGVAPLSDDARVQALSITMTAFMEAWMEHILKQKIKFSVQGALQLKQDFDSIREMIQSDQYGLSAELHQRLLSLGVFQQVDSAVMCLLQQPQAKPYLQCTAWEPFTRCCPANRSRDSIDTPVASNITNLGCMEGKEPTQSDPSVVTADLHLVDPSTSAEPYLAPSFALGPVQQEWLDLRIQSGTRRWRLPSLQCLSKAEP